In a single window of the Dinghuibacter silviterrae genome:
- a CDS encoding bifunctional helix-turn-helix transcriptional regulator/GNAT family N-acetyltransferase, with translation MNAKTIAGIRSFNRFYTGFIGLLDRYLLDSDYSLPEARILYELHHGEGVQASDIIDRMGIDKGYLSRILDRFAEHKLISRKKSAEDGRRVHLFLTDKGQKEFEKLDRASDNQLKQLLADLPPKDWQRLKGHMTEIEDLLTRKRVSITDVTLRTDLRPGDIGYVTHLHGRIYKDECNYGPGFEAYVAKGLAEFYQQYDPSLDRVWICEHRDRIVGFLLVMHRPENAAQLRYFILEPEYRGLGLGKKLMDLYMAFIKEKGYSSSYLWTTNEQETAIALYKRLGFVLTEEVPSNTFGKALTEQKYELSL, from the coding sequence ATGAACGCAAAAACCATTGCCGGTATCCGGTCCTTCAACCGTTTCTATACCGGCTTCATCGGCTTGCTCGACCGCTACCTCCTCGACAGCGACTACAGCCTCCCCGAGGCGCGCATATTGTATGAACTCCATCACGGCGAAGGCGTACAGGCCTCCGACATCATCGACCGCATGGGGATCGACAAAGGTTACCTCAGCAGGATCCTGGACCGCTTCGCCGAGCACAAACTGATCAGCCGGAAAAAATCCGCCGAAGACGGACGGCGGGTCCATCTTTTTCTGACGGACAAGGGACAAAAGGAATTTGAAAAGCTCGACCGCGCCTCCGACAACCAACTCAAACAACTCCTTGCCGACCTCCCGCCAAAAGACTGGCAGCGTCTGAAAGGACACATGACGGAAATCGAAGACCTGCTCACCCGGAAACGTGTATCGATCACCGACGTGACCCTCCGCACCGACCTCCGTCCCGGCGACATCGGCTATGTCACGCATCTCCATGGACGCATCTACAAAGACGAATGCAACTACGGCCCCGGCTTCGAAGCGTATGTCGCCAAGGGCCTGGCCGAGTTCTACCAGCAATACGATCCCAGTCTCGACCGCGTCTGGATCTGTGAACACCGGGACCGCATCGTCGGCTTCCTCCTGGTCATGCACCGCCCGGAAAACGCGGCCCAGCTCCGTTATTTCATACTGGAACCCGAATACCGCGGCCTCGGTCTCGGCAAGAAACTCATGGACCTGTACATGGCTTTTATAAAGGAAAAAGGATACAGCAGCAGCTATCTCTGGACGACCAACGAACAGGAAACCGCCATTGCCTTATATAAAAGGCTAGGCTTTGTTCTTACGGAGGAGGTGCCGTCCAATACTTTTGGGAAGGCGCTTACCGAGCAGAAATATGAGCTGAGCCTCTAG
- a CDS encoding two-component regulator propeller domain-containing protein: MYKALLASIFVCTYALASAGDDPRVRYLGIEQGLSNNAVTCVCQDAKGFLWFGTYDGLNRYDGYGFTVYRNVIGDSTSLAFDNIASVKADPHNNIWVSGQKGVSILDPVTGRFSVPSYISWDGGAPQKVRESVHCIQTIGDRFVLAGAHRNGVLLFEGRSRVGRQIPLGELAGDKGAYDVYAIEYDQRSKTVWVFIQNRGLYVLDVDHQRLSLVNGAVKNAFCLKLDNEGTPWVGTDNGVVFLDRTKNQYSHNYLPQSSRVVSITVDGRNDMCLGTDGSGVWTLHPGDRLAAPLLSSTGTPLVNSNAVYALYEDGDGRRWIGTLRGGINVIEPKTSSFKTITYDPPGQKNIVNNFILSFCEDADHNLWIGTDGAGLRFWKRRTNTFRTYTHNPADPGSINNDFITGILRDSQDQLWVATWFDGVSRLDKATGKFTHFPCVNPETNTEEKHVWALVEDHNKQLWASATNEGGLYRFEGGRFVLFDEQVSNLQALTEDREGNLWGGNYTTLIRIDREHKKHTFFPIGYTVRCLHEDREGRFWVGTQEGGLLLFNRSTGTYTRYSTADGLPGNTILRILEDRHGNLWMSTYNGLSEYQQGRFRNFSPSDGLQSTQFSFNAGLALSSGELAFGGIKGFNLFFPDSVLQTKKMPNVYLTQVRIKNEPIRGNSRWVTDRSEDNIRELTVPFNQAMLSLDFTALEYGSTDKINYAYCLSGWDKGWSYTNGSRTANYSSIREGSYVFKVRVSHADGTWSHEWELLRVVVLPPWYRTWWAYAGYVLLVGGLVLLYVRYTRGRLRLKYEVRLAQLETEKEKELIERKLSFFTHITHEFRSPLTLIINPVKELLESDTREDEQERLPFVYRNAQRLLSLVDQLLLFRKAESGSDDIKPAPVDAVALCREVYLCFVEGARAKKIRYLFDTPVEALLLYLDREKIEIALYNLVSNALKYTPEGREVVLSLREDADTVLISVADTGIGIPPEVGDQVFDKFYQIRRSDMTSISGFGIGLFLVKQFVVAHGGEITYQSEAGKGTCFRLQFLKGNGHLKGVVIGGENTGRSSLFQEIAETPDPTRAGDLVSGQKSLLIVDDDAQILSYVQQVFERHFIVYKALSGDEGLRLAREHRPDLIISDVHMEGISGIELCETIKNDPLLGQTPVILLTASASANNKLEGVKHGADDYITKPFDRDLLVARVGALLTSRDRVEQSIYHTITTGDNAPRVSAEDKEFLDRIVAVVEAHLEEEDFSIKKLSLELGMSHSHLYQKLKDLTGQSLNGLIRFIRLRKAAELFIHSPYNVNEVALQVGIGDGKYFREQFHKQYGMNPSDYIKKYRKVFSNKWHLKRAP, translated from the coding sequence ATGTATAAGGCTCTTCTCGCCTCCATTTTTGTATGCACGTATGCCTTGGCATCCGCCGGGGACGATCCGCGTGTGCGATACTTAGGTATCGAACAGGGTTTATCCAACAACGCGGTAACCTGTGTATGCCAGGATGCCAAGGGCTTTTTGTGGTTCGGCACCTACGACGGGCTGAACCGCTATGACGGGTACGGGTTTACGGTGTACCGGAACGTCATCGGGGACTCCACGTCTCTTGCCTTCGATAACATTGCCAGTGTCAAAGCGGACCCGCACAACAATATCTGGGTCAGCGGTCAGAAGGGGGTGAGCATTCTCGACCCGGTGACCGGCCGGTTCTCGGTGCCTTCCTACATTTCCTGGGACGGGGGGGCGCCTCAAAAGGTGCGGGAGAGCGTACATTGTATCCAGACGATCGGAGACCGGTTTGTCCTGGCGGGGGCGCACCGGAACGGCGTGCTGTTGTTCGAGGGACGGTCGAGGGTGGGCCGCCAGATTCCGCTGGGGGAGCTGGCAGGGGATAAGGGGGCGTATGACGTATACGCCATCGAGTATGATCAGCGGAGCAAAACGGTTTGGGTGTTTATACAAAACAGGGGTCTTTACGTCCTCGACGTGGATCATCAGCGTTTGTCCCTTGTAAACGGAGCCGTGAAAAATGCATTTTGCCTGAAGCTGGACAACGAGGGTACGCCTTGGGTGGGCACGGACAATGGGGTCGTCTTCCTGGACCGAACTAAAAACCAGTATTCCCATAACTACCTGCCCCAGAGCAGCCGGGTGGTGTCGATCACCGTTGACGGCAGGAACGATATGTGTCTGGGTACGGACGGATCGGGTGTCTGGACGTTGCATCCAGGCGATCGTCTGGCAGCACCCTTGTTGTCCTCCACGGGAACGCCACTGGTCAACAGCAACGCGGTGTATGCGTTGTATGAGGACGGAGACGGACGGAGGTGGATCGGCACCCTCAGGGGAGGCATCAATGTCATCGAGCCGAAGACAAGCTCTTTTAAAACCATAACGTATGATCCGCCGGGACAAAAGAACATCGTCAACAATTTTATACTATCGTTTTGCGAGGATGCGGACCATAACCTTTGGATTGGAACGGACGGGGCGGGTTTGCGTTTTTGGAAACGGCGGACGAATACGTTCAGGACGTATACCCATAACCCCGCGGATCCGGGTTCGATCAACAATGATTTTATCACGGGCATCCTAAGGGACAGCCAGGATCAGTTGTGGGTGGCGACGTGGTTTGACGGCGTAAGCCGGCTGGACAAGGCCACGGGAAAGTTTACCCATTTCCCTTGCGTCAACCCGGAGACGAATACCGAAGAGAAGCACGTGTGGGCGCTGGTGGAGGACCACAACAAACAGCTCTGGGCGAGTGCAACCAACGAGGGCGGTTTGTACCGGTTCGAGGGCGGCAGGTTCGTTTTGTTTGACGAACAGGTGTCGAACCTGCAGGCGTTGACCGAGGACCGGGAGGGCAATTTGTGGGGAGGAAACTATACCACCCTGATCCGGATCGACAGGGAACATAAGAAGCATACCTTTTTCCCGATCGGGTATACGGTTCGCTGCTTACACGAAGACCGGGAGGGCCGTTTTTGGGTCGGTACGCAAGAAGGTGGTCTCTTGTTGTTCAACCGGTCTACGGGAACGTATACCCGATATTCCACCGCCGACGGGTTGCCGGGCAACACCATCTTGCGGATCCTGGAAGACAGGCACGGGAATTTATGGATGAGCACGTACAACGGTTTGTCGGAATACCAGCAGGGGAGGTTCCGTAATTTTTCCCCGTCCGACGGTCTGCAAAGCACCCAATTCAGCTTTAATGCCGGGCTGGCCCTGAGCTCCGGGGAGCTGGCTTTTGGAGGGATCAAGGGATTTAATCTATTTTTCCCCGACAGCGTCCTGCAGACAAAAAAAATGCCCAACGTCTACCTGACACAGGTGCGTATCAAAAACGAGCCGATCCGCGGAAATTCGCGTTGGGTGACGGACCGGTCGGAGGACAACATCCGGGAACTAACGGTGCCGTTTAACCAGGCGATGCTGTCCCTGGACTTTACCGCCCTGGAGTACGGGAGCACGGACAAGATCAACTATGCGTATTGTCTTTCCGGCTGGGACAAGGGCTGGAGCTATACCAACGGCAGCCGGACGGCCAATTACTCCAGCATCCGGGAGGGCAGCTATGTATTCAAGGTCCGCGTCAGCCATGCGGACGGTACGTGGAGTCACGAATGGGAACTGTTGCGGGTCGTCGTCCTGCCCCCCTGGTACCGGACCTGGTGGGCGTATGCCGGCTACGTGCTCCTGGTGGGTGGCCTGGTGCTTTTGTATGTTCGGTATACACGGGGCCGTTTGCGGTTGAAGTACGAGGTCAGGCTGGCACAGCTGGAAACGGAAAAGGAAAAGGAGCTGATCGAACGGAAGCTTTCTTTTTTTACCCACATTACGCATGAATTCCGCAGTCCGCTGACCTTGATCATCAACCCGGTGAAGGAACTGCTGGAGTCGGATACCCGGGAGGACGAACAGGAACGGCTGCCATTTGTCTACCGGAACGCGCAGCGGTTGCTGAGTCTTGTCGACCAGCTCCTGTTGTTCCGGAAGGCGGAAAGCGGGTCTGACGACATAAAACCCGCGCCCGTTGATGCCGTGGCGTTGTGTAGGGAGGTCTACCTGTGCTTTGTGGAAGGGGCGAGGGCAAAAAAGATTCGGTACCTTTTCGACACCCCGGTGGAAGCGTTGTTGCTTTACCTGGACAGGGAGAAAATAGAAATCGCCTTATACAACCTGGTCTCCAACGCCCTGAAGTATACGCCGGAGGGTAGGGAGGTGGTCTTGTCGTTGCGCGAGGACGCGGATACGGTCCTGATCAGCGTGGCAGATACGGGGATAGGGATACCGCCGGAAGTCGGGGACCAGGTGTTTGATAAATTTTACCAGATCAGGAGGAGCGATATGACTTCCATATCCGGTTTCGGGATCGGTCTTTTCCTCGTCAAACAATTTGTGGTGGCACACGGTGGAGAGATCACCTATCAAAGTGAGGCAGGGAAAGGAACCTGTTTCCGGTTGCAGTTCCTCAAAGGCAACGGACACCTGAAAGGTGTGGTGATCGGTGGAGAAAACACCGGGCGCTCCTCTCTTTTCCAAGAAATCGCCGAAACGCCGGACCCAACAAGGGCGGGAGACCTTGTCAGTGGCCAAAAAAGCCTGTTGATCGTAGACGACGACGCCCAAATTTTGTCTTATGTCCAACAAGTGTTTGAAAGACATTTTATTGTGTACAAGGCCCTGAGCGGGGATGAAGGGCTCCGCCTGGCCCGGGAACACCGGCCGGACCTGATCATCTCGGACGTGCACATGGAAGGCATCTCGGGGATCGAATTGTGTGAGACCATCAAAAACGACCCGTTGCTCGGACAAACGCCGGTGATCCTCCTGACGGCGTCGGCTTCTGCGAACAACAAGCTGGAAGGGGTTAAACACGGGGCCGACGATTACATCACCAAACCCTTCGACCGGGACCTGCTCGTGGCCAGGGTAGGGGCCTTGCTGACCAGCCGGGACCGGGTGGAGCAGTCGATCTACCATACCATCACCACGGGTGACAACGCTCCCCGGGTCTCGGCCGAAGACAAGGAATTCCTGGACCGCATCGTCGCCGTGGTGGAAGCACACCTGGAAGAGGAGGATTTTTCCATCAAGAAGTTGTCCCTGGAGCTGGGGATGAGCCATTCCCACCTTTACCAAAAACTAAAGGACCTGACGGGGCAGTCCCTGAATGGCCTTATCCGGTTTATCCGGCTGAGGAAGGCGGCGGAGCTTTTTATCCACTCCCCCTATAACGTCAACGAGGTGGCTCTCCAGGTCGGTATCGGCGACGGGAAGTACTTCCGGGAACAGTTTCACAAACAATACGGGATGAATCCGTCGGACTATATAAAGAAATACCGGAAGGTTTTTTCCAATAAGTGGCACCTCAAAAGGGCGCCGTAG
- a CDS encoding RagB/SusD family nutrient uptake outer membrane protein, which produces MKKNIIIVSLILLAALGGCKKGYLNESPYSTYSPSTLTDSLGFEAAVFGLYEQTSLYYTYSSNQGWPSVWQVGTDVAFATQPQGIEVPYYNYANLISTDPAADFEWTWAYQLINDANAIIANVEKPGLNSIGAADKADIDGEAHFFRGYAYEQLAICFGGVPVVTAPLTAPKTDFVRASLDTVNGLIVSDLQFAATNLPDIEAVKSNSAGKMYGRANKYMAMQTLAECYLRMNQGALAEQQTQAIINSGKFSLVNNRYGIHASQPGDPFSDMFVYGNQRRKQGNTEAIWVLEQTNPSTAAGGTSGSGQQRRNWGAAYYKEAGMVICDSLGGRGIGRMRLSNWVLYQLYAAGDMRNSEYNIRRHYWYNDATKPATYGQPVPYDNSDTVYILCPHTTKWYCFDPNDVFGYATIKDYIIMRLGETYLLQAEAQLQEGHQTDAAASINALRTRAGAPQVTASQITLDFILDERARELIGEENRRMTLMRTGKLVTRTLALNPTSVVNPVTGLTNTDLLLPIPQNEIYLNKDAVLTQNPGY; this is translated from the coding sequence ATGAAAAAGAACATCATCATAGTAAGCCTGATCCTACTGGCGGCGCTGGGTGGGTGTAAAAAGGGTTACCTGAACGAATCACCCTACTCTACATACTCTCCTTCGACCCTGACGGATTCGCTGGGTTTCGAGGCCGCTGTTTTCGGTTTGTACGAGCAGACGAGTCTTTACTATACCTATTCCAGCAACCAGGGCTGGCCAAGCGTCTGGCAGGTGGGGACCGACGTGGCATTTGCCACGCAACCCCAGGGGATAGAGGTACCTTATTATAACTATGCGAACCTGATCTCGACGGACCCGGCGGCCGACTTTGAATGGACGTGGGCCTACCAGTTGATCAACGACGCCAATGCCATCATCGCCAATGTGGAGAAGCCCGGGCTCAACAGCATCGGGGCGGCGGACAAGGCGGATATCGACGGGGAAGCGCATTTTTTCCGGGGATACGCCTACGAGCAACTCGCGATTTGTTTTGGGGGTGTTCCCGTCGTCACAGCCCCGCTGACGGCGCCAAAAACCGATTTCGTCCGGGCCTCGCTGGACACGGTCAATGGCCTGATCGTATCCGACCTCCAGTTTGCAGCGACGAACTTACCCGACATCGAGGCGGTCAAGTCCAATTCCGCGGGGAAAATGTATGGACGCGCCAACAAATACATGGCCATGCAAACCCTGGCGGAGTGTTACCTGCGGATGAACCAGGGCGCCCTGGCCGAACAGCAGACGCAGGCCATCATCAACAGCGGCAAGTTTAGCCTGGTCAATAACCGGTACGGTATACACGCCAGCCAGCCCGGGGATCCCTTCTCCGACATGTTTGTGTATGGCAACCAGCGCCGCAAACAGGGCAATACTGAGGCCATCTGGGTACTGGAACAAACAAACCCGTCTACCGCGGCGGGGGGTACGTCCGGCAGCGGTCAGCAACGGAGGAACTGGGGCGCGGCCTATTATAAAGAGGCTGGCATGGTCATCTGCGATTCGCTGGGTGGCCGTGGTATCGGCCGGATGCGGTTGAGCAACTGGGTGCTGTACCAGCTGTATGCCGCGGGCGACATGCGGAATTCGGAATACAATATCCGCCGGCATTACTGGTACAACGACGCCACCAAACCGGCCACATACGGGCAACCGGTACCTTATGACAATTCCGACACGGTGTATATCCTCTGTCCGCATACGACCAAGTGGTATTGTTTTGATCCCAACGACGTGTTTGGCTATGCCACGATCAAGGACTACATCATCATGCGGTTGGGGGAGACCTATTTGTTACAAGCGGAAGCGCAACTGCAGGAAGGACATCAGACCGACGCCGCTGCGTCGATCAACGCGCTGCGGACGCGAGCGGGGGCACCCCAGGTCACGGCCAGCCAGATCACCCTGGACTTTATCCTTGATGAGCGGGCGCGCGAGCTGATCGGTGAGGAAAACCGGCGGATGACGCTGATGCGGACGGGTAAGCTGGTGACCCGGACACTGGCCCTGAACCCTACGTCGGTTGTCAATCCGGTGACGGGGCTGACCAATACGGATTTGTTGTTGCCCATTCCCCAAAACGAGATATATCTTAATAAGGATGCCGTATTGACACAAAACCCCGGCTACTGA
- a CDS encoding SusC/RagA family TonB-linked outer membrane protein produces MRNCLPGEKAFLLLLCMFLSAGLWAQQVTVRGRVTSGDSLLSNVTVQVKGGREATQTNPEGSFILTAPANATLVFSRVGYATQEITLRGQTSLSVTLTVTNQLLSDVVVVGYGTQKRADVTGAVSSVPKDRLTQLPVTNVFQAVEGSVAGVSVTNTSSVPGAEPSIQIRGQNSITANSGPFIVVDGFPMTGTNATINDINPNDIASIEILKDASATAIYGTNGSNGVILITTKRGTTGKPVIRFNAYTGFDKLAHILEPRDGPSYVQKYKDFMTETNQVQTSPVPNYSELPNYNAGKTTDWMKEVTQQGITNDNSLSLSGGTKDVHYFISGEYMKQKGAIKGYQYHRASVRSNLDVNVTDFLTIGTSAYFTYNNYDGGQANLLYATAMSPYGQEYNTDGTYNIYPMYPELLYTNPLIGLYTTNVNHNYNLNGNGFAEVKFGGVLTGLKYRLNAGTTYIPGAIYTYTGRDANNLLGNATTFNSETNSYLIDNLLTYNRDLGKHHIDFTGLYSAQQRKYFAEAFSATGFVNDLLTYNNIGAASTITAGSTGGGTNGSYQSKYNLLSQMARINYSYNDRYLLTLTARRDGSSVFGANNSKYGLFPSAALGWNLSREDFMKSVRWVDNLKIRGSYGKTGNEAINPYGTITTDNSVQYTFNGLTTIGVVAGNLGNADLHWESTTQADVGIDFGLIDNRVTGTVDVYHAHTDGLILSRQIPSITGYTSVLDNIGQTSNEGLEVTLSTRNIVTRDFRWETMLNFGTNRNKIVDLYGDHKSDTGNVWFIGHPIGVIYDYVRQGVWQTGEDPSKQDPTAKPGDLKFADLNHDGQITAKDKTILGQTTPKWTAGMTNTFHYKNFHLSVFLQTVQGIMKNNADVNYVDETGRRNTPAAVGYWTPTNNSNYWPALSYFNTRGYGYPMNASFTRLKDVTLSYTVPDRYLQKAHLGGMTVYASGTNLYTWTHWIGWDPENNYSMRGTGNWTNNYPEVRSIVFGINVSLR; encoded by the coding sequence ATGAGAAATTGCTTGCCAGGAGAAAAGGCATTCCTTTTACTGCTTTGCATGTTCCTCTCGGCCGGCCTGTGGGCGCAACAGGTCACGGTCCGGGGCCGGGTCACCTCCGGCGATTCCCTTCTTTCCAATGTAACGGTCCAGGTAAAGGGCGGGCGGGAGGCTACCCAAACCAACCCGGAAGGTTCATTTATCCTCACGGCGCCTGCAAACGCCACCCTTGTTTTTAGCCGGGTCGGCTACGCCACCCAGGAAATCACCCTTCGGGGTCAGACTTCCCTGTCCGTGACCCTGACCGTGACCAACCAACTGCTATCGGACGTGGTGGTGGTCGGGTATGGCACACAGAAACGGGCCGACGTGACCGGGGCCGTGTCTTCGGTTCCCAAGGACCGTTTGACGCAACTGCCGGTGACCAACGTTTTCCAGGCGGTCGAAGGATCCGTGGCCGGGGTATCGGTGACCAACACCTCCTCGGTGCCCGGGGCCGAACCCAGTATCCAGATCAGGGGGCAGAATTCCATCACGGCCAATTCCGGACCCTTTATCGTCGTCGACGGTTTCCCGATGACGGGGACCAACGCCACGATCAACGACATCAACCCCAACGACATCGCCTCCATCGAGATCCTAAAGGATGCCTCGGCAACCGCGATCTATGGGACCAATGGTTCCAACGGCGTCATCCTGATCACGACCAAAAGGGGGACGACGGGCAAACCGGTGATCCGGTTCAACGCGTACACCGGGTTTGACAAACTGGCGCATATCCTCGAACCCCGGGACGGTCCTTCTTATGTACAGAAGTACAAAGACTTTATGACCGAGACGAACCAGGTACAAACGAGCCCAGTTCCCAACTACTCGGAGCTGCCGAACTATAACGCCGGCAAAACCACGGACTGGATGAAGGAGGTGACCCAGCAGGGGATCACCAACGACAACAGCCTAAGTCTTTCCGGGGGGACGAAGGACGTCCACTACTTTATCTCCGGCGAGTATATGAAACAAAAGGGCGCCATCAAGGGGTATCAATACCACCGCGCCAGCGTCCGGTCCAACCTGGATGTGAACGTCACGGATTTCCTGACCATCGGGACGTCGGCTTATTTCACTTATAATAATTATGACGGGGGACAGGCCAACCTGTTGTACGCAACGGCCATGAGCCCTTACGGCCAGGAGTACAACACCGACGGCACGTACAACATTTACCCGATGTACCCCGAGCTGTTGTATACCAATCCGCTGATTGGTTTGTATACGACGAACGTCAACCACAACTACAACCTGAACGGGAACGGCTTTGCGGAAGTAAAGTTCGGGGGCGTGCTCACCGGTCTGAAGTACCGGCTGAACGCCGGGACGACGTATATCCCCGGCGCCATCTATACCTATACCGGCCGGGACGCCAACAACCTGTTGGGGAATGCCACGACCTTTAACAGTGAGACCAACAGCTACCTCATCGACAACCTGCTGACGTATAACCGCGATTTGGGCAAACACCATATCGACTTTACGGGTTTGTACAGCGCCCAGCAACGGAAGTATTTTGCGGAAGCCTTTTCGGCCACGGGTTTTGTCAACGACCTCCTGACCTATAACAATATCGGGGCGGCGTCGACCATCACCGCGGGCAGTACCGGGGGCGGGACCAACGGCTCCTACCAGTCGAAGTACAACCTGTTGTCGCAGATGGCAAGGATCAACTATTCCTACAATGACCGGTACCTCCTGACGCTGACCGCCCGCCGGGACGGTTCGTCTGTGTTTGGCGCCAACAACAGCAAATACGGTCTTTTCCCCTCCGCGGCCCTGGGCTGGAACCTCTCCCGGGAAGACTTTATGAAAAGCGTCCGCTGGGTGGACAACCTGAAGATCCGCGGGTCTTACGGCAAGACGGGGAACGAGGCCATCAACCCGTATGGCACCATCACCACGGACAATTCGGTGCAGTATACGTTTAACGGGCTGACCACGATCGGCGTTGTCGCCGGGAACCTGGGGAACGCCGATCTTCATTGGGAAAGTACCACACAGGCGGATGTAGGGATCGATTTTGGTCTCATCGATAACCGGGTAACCGGTACCGTCGATGTCTACCATGCCCATACCGACGGGTTGATCCTGAGCCGCCAGATCCCTTCGATCACCGGTTATACCAGCGTGCTGGACAACATCGGCCAAACCAGTAATGAAGGCCTGGAAGTGACGCTGAGTACGCGGAACATCGTCACCCGGGATTTTCGCTGGGAAACGATGCTCAACTTCGGTACCAACCGCAACAAGATCGTCGACCTCTACGGGGATCATAAAAGCGATACCGGCAACGTCTGGTTTATCGGTCATCCCATCGGCGTTATCTACGACTATGTGCGCCAGGGTGTCTGGCAAACCGGAGAGGACCCCTCCAAGCAGGACCCCACCGCCAAACCCGGCGACCTGAAGTTCGCGGACCTCAACCACGACGGCCAGATCACGGCCAAAGACAAAACCATCCTGGGGCAAACGACCCCCAAATGGACGGCGGGGATGACCAATACCTTTCACTACAAAAATTTTCACCTGAGCGTGTTTTTACAAACCGTACAGGGGATTATGAAGAACAACGCCGACGTCAACTATGTGGACGAGACCGGTCGCCGGAATACCCCTGCAGCGGTCGGGTATTGGACGCCCACGAACAACAGCAACTATTGGCCGGCGCTGTCCTATTTCAATACCAGGGGATATGGCTATCCGATGAACGCCAGCTTCACCCGGCTGAAGGATGTCACCCTGAGCTATACCGTTCCGGACAGGTACTTGCAAAAAGCACACCTGGGCGGTATGACGGTATACGCCAGCGGAACCAACCTGTATACCTGGACCCATTGGATCGGTTGGGACCCGGAGAACAACTATTCGATGCGGGGAACGGGTAACTGGACCAACAACTACCCGGAAGTCCGCAGTATCGTTTTTGGGATCAATGTGTCTCTTCGCTAA